The following coding sequences are from one Plasmodium coatneyi strain Hackeri chromosome 11, complete sequence window:
- a CDS encoding Pyruvate kinase translates to MNSFKFKNSTAGASLQSAANITLRQILEPSTVDLRSKKTHIVCTLGPACKSVETLVQLIDAGMNICRFNFSHGSHEDHKEIFNNVLKAQELRPNALLGMLLDTKGPEIRTGLLKNKEAHLKEGSKLKLVTDYDFLGDETCIACSYKKLPQSVKKGNIILIADGSVSCKVLETHDDHVITEVLNSATIGEKKNMNLPNVKVDLPVIGEKDKNDILNFAIPMGCNFIAASFIQSAEDVRMIRNLLGPRGRHIKIIPKIENIEGIINFDKILAESDGIMIARGDLGMEISPEKVFLAQKLMISKCNLQGKPIITATQMLESMTKNPRPTRAEVTDVANAVLDGTDCVMLSGETAGGKFPVEAVTIMSKICLEAEACIDYKLLYQSLVGAIQTPISVQEAVARSAVETAESIGAVLIVALTETGYTARLIAKYKPSCTILALSASDSTVRCLNVHRGITCIKVGSFQGTDNVLRNAIEIAKERNLVKVGDSAICIHGIKEEVAGATNLMKVVQVD, encoded by the exons atgaattctttcaaatttaaaaattctaCCGCCGGTGCAAGTTTGCAGAGCGCGGCCAACATAACCTTGAGGCAAATCTTGGAGCCCAGCACTGTGGATTTACGCTCCAAAAAAACGCACATTGTTTGTACTTTGGGTCCAGCGTGCAAGTCCGTCGAAACGCTCGTGCAGTTGATAGACGCAG GAATGAACATTTGCCGATTCAATTTCTCCCATGGATCACATGAAGATCACaaggaaatatttaacaACGTTTTGAAGGCCCAGGAACTGAGGCCAAACGCCTTATTGGGAATGCTGTTAGATACCAAGGGTCCCGAAATTCGAACGGGTCTTctaaaaaacaaagaagcgcatttaaaggaaggaagtaagcTCAAGTTAGTTACAGATTATGACTTCCTAGGAGACGAAACTTGTATTGCTTGTTCTTATAAAAAGTTGCCACagagtgtaaaaaaaggaaacatcaTTCTAATTGCCGATGGGTCCGTAAGCTGTAAAGTGTTAGAAACGCACGATGACCATGTGATAACAGAAGTGCTAAATTCAGCTACCAttggagaaaagaaaaatatgaatttgCCAAATGTTAAGGTCGATTTACCAGTCATAGgagaaaaagacaaaaatgacATTCTCAACTTTGCCATCCCCATGGGTTGTAATTTCATAGCAGCTTCGTTTATTCAGTCTGCAGAGGACGTCAGGATGATTAGGAATTTACTAGGTCCTAGAGGAAGGCATATTAAAATTATCCCCAAGATAGAAAATATTGAGGGCATAATTAACTTTGATAAAATTTTAGCTGAGTCTGATGGAATTATGATTGCTAGGGGGGACTTAGGAATGGAAATTTCCCCGGAGAAGGTTTTCCTGGCCCAGAAGCTGATGATTTCGAA GTGCAACTTGCAAGGAAAGCCAATCATAACCGCCACCCAGATGTTAGAATCCATGACGAAGAACCCAAGACCAACAAGAGCCGAAGTGACAGATGTAGCCAACGCTGTGTTAGACGGAACCGATTGTGTCATGCTTTCCGGAGAAACAGCCGGTGGAAAGTTCCCAGTCGAAGCTGTTACTATTATGTCCAAAATTTGCTTAGAAGCCGAAGCATGCATTGATTATAAATTGCTATACCAATCATTGGTCGGTGCAATACAGACCCCGATAAGTGTACAAGAAGCTGTGGCTAGATCAGCTGTAGAAACAGCAGAATCTATCGGTGCAGTTTTAATTGTAGCTTTAACCGAGACAGGATATACTGCTAGATTGATAGCCAAGTACAAGCCAAGCTGCACTATCCTAGCTCTAAGTGCTTCTGACTCTACCGTTAGGTGCCTGAATGTACACAGAGGAATCACGTGCATTAAAGTAGGATCTTTCCAAGGAACTGACAACGTCCTCAGAAATGCTATAGAAATTGCCAAAGAGAGGAACCTAGTCAAAGTGGGAGACAGTGCCATATGCATTCACGGTATTAAAGAAGAAGTCGCCGGAGCTACCAACTTGATGAAAGTGGTCCAAGTGgattaa